The DNA region CCTCACCAACCCGGCCGACCGCACCGTCCCCGAGGCGGCCCGCGCCGAGGCGCGCAAGAAGCGCCAGGACAAGCCGCCGCTCGAGCTGCGCTACCTGCTCGACGAGAAGGAGGACCTGGTCGCGAAGCAGCTCAAGAAGGACGCGGCGGCCGAGGCCTCCCCGCACGGCGACGTGACCGAGCTGACGCCGGAGCAGCAGGAGGACGAGGACGCCGACGCCGATCCGGATCGCTTCGTCGAGGACTACCAGATCCGCTTCGCGAAGGACCTGCTGCGCCGCGCGCCCTACCCGGATCGCGCGCGCCAGCTCGAGGCCGCCAAGGCGCTCGTGTCCGAGCGGCACCAGCAGGAGGAGGCGCGCCTGCAGAAGCGCCTCGCCGAGCTGGGCGTGGACTGGGCCGACGGCCAGGCCGGCGGCCGCGGCCACCCGCGCGCGGTGGTGACCGTGTCGCCGCCGCCGGGCAAGGAGCTGCGCGCCGGCGAGACGATGCCGTGGACGGTCACGGTCGAGAACCGCGGCGACGCGCCGTTCCGGCGCCTCCGCGCCTGGACCACCGCGGAGAAGAACGGGCTGCTCGACCGCCGCGAGTTCGTGTTCGGCGCGGTGCGCCCGGGCGAGAAGCGCACCTGGACGGCGCCGGTGAAGCTGCCGAAGGGCATGGACACCCGCCGCGACGAGGTGACGCTCCACTTCGAGGACGAGGGCGGCAAGGCGCCGCCGGACGTCACCACCGCGGTGGCGGTCACCGAGGTGCAGAAGCCGGTGTTCGCGTTCAGCGCCCAGGTGGACGACGCGAAGGGCGGCAACGGCGACGGGCTCCCGCAGCGCGGCGAGACGTTCAACCTGCGGGTGGACGTGCGCAACGCCGGCCCGGGCGTCTCCGGCGACAAGACCTACGTGCTGCTGAAGAACCTCGGCGACGAGAAGCTCTTCATCAAGAAGGGGCGCGAGGTGATCGGCGCGCTCAGGCCGGGCGAGGTGAAGACCGCCACCATGGAGGTCGAGCTCCGCCGCGGCTCGAAGAGCGACACCTCGCCGGTCCGCGTCACCATCGTGGACGAGAAGATGGACGAGTACGTCTCCGAGAAGCTCGACCTGCCGGTGGCGACGGACGAGCCGGCCCGCACCGCCGCGCACGGCGCGGTGCGCGTCGAGGTCGCGGACGCCCAGCTCCGCACCGGCGCGAGCGCCACGGCCCCGGTCATCGCGGCCGCGCGCAAGGGCGCGGTGCTGCCGGTGGACGCCCGCTTCGGCGAGTTCTACCGGGTCGAGTGGCAGAAGGGCCGCTACGCGTTCGCCGCCGAGGGCGAGGTGAAGCCGGTGAAGGCGGCCGGGCGGAGCGGCACCGTGGCCGAGGTGTGGCAGCGCGAGCCGCCGCGCATCGCGCTCTCGCCCGACCCGCTGAAGGGCGCGCCGGTGGTGGACGGCACCACCTTCAAGCTGCAGGGCTCGGCCAGCGTGCCGCCCTCGGCGGATCCGACCGCCCGCCTGCGCGACGTGTTCGTGTTCGTGAACGACCAGAAGGTCTTCTTCAAGGTCCAGCCCGACGCGGCCACCTCCTCGAAGATGGACTTCAGCGCCGACCTGCCGCTCAAGCCCGGCAACAACGTCGTCACCGTGTTCGCCCGCGAGGACGACGAGTTCCAGAGCCGCCGGAGCGTGGTGGTGTTCCGCCGCACGCCGCCGGAGGTCGCCGCCGAGGCCGGGCGCGGGCAGGCGCAGCGGACCAACGCGCAGTAGGCGCGCGGGTGGTCGCTCGGGGCCCCGGACCGCTCCCACGCGGCCGGGGCCTCCGTGTTTCCGGGGCCGGCGCGGCGCAGCCGAGCGCGACGGGCCTCCGCGCGCCCCCAGTACTACCGGGTCCCACCCCTGGCGCCGCGCATCCCGCTATTCGCCCCGGCGGGCCCCCTCCGGTAGAATTCCGCCCCCATGGCGGAGGTGAGACAGCAGCCCGCCCCCGCCCACTCCTCGGAGCCCGGGGCGGGGTCCGGCTTCGAGCTGCGGCTCGAGCGCGGCGGCGCCTCGGTGCGGCTCGCGGATCGCGAGCTGGCGCCGGGGCTCACGCTCGAGTGCCTCACGCTCCGCGTCCCGGACGTCCACTTCCCCTTCGACGCGGGCGCCGGCGCGGCGCAGTTCCGGAGCCGGCTCACCGACCTCGTCGAGCTGCGCGTGGCGCTCACGCCCGCGCCGGTCGAGGCCGCCCTGGCCCGCGCCGGCCTGGGCGCGCTCGGGCTGGAGGGCGTCCGCATCGCGTTCCGCGAGGGCTTCGCCGAGCTGGCCGGGCGGATCTCCGCCGGGCCCGCGTTCACGCTGCAGGCCGGCCTGCTGCCGCGGGGCGAGCGGGGCCTGGGGCTCGTGTTCCACTCGCCGCGGATCTACGGGCCGGCGCCGCTCCCCGCCGCCGCGCTCCCGCACCTCGCCGCGCGGGCGCTCGAGGCGGCCGGCGCCGCGGCCCTCCCGTCCGACCCGCTCGCGCCGCTCCTGCGCGCCGCGCTCGCGCCGCGGGGGTGGAAGCTGCCGCGCCCGCACGGCGCGCGCCTTTCGCGGGCCGCCTTCGCGGCCGGGGTCGCGCACATCGCCTGGGAGGCGGCGGCCGGACCGGCCGAGACCGGCAGCGCGCCGGACCTGCTCGCGGCGGACGAGGGCGCGCGCGCGTTCGCGCCGGCCTGCGAGGCGCTGGCGCGCGGCGAGCCCGAGCACGCCCGCGAGGCGCTGCTCGCGCAGGGGTCCGCCGCCGCGTCCCACCCGTTCGCCGCCGAGCTGCTGCTCTCGCTCTTCCTGCTCGAGGATCGCTTCCACGACGAGGCGCTCGACCTCGCCGCGGCCTGGCTGCAGCGGCGCCCGGACTTCGCGCCCGCGCTCCTCGCCGAGGCGCTGGTGCGGCAGGCGCGCGGCGAGCCGGCCCGGGCCGCGCACGCGTTCTCGGCGCTCGCCGCGGCGGCCGGGGCGCGCGGCGAGGCGTTCGCGGCGCTCGCCGGCGCCGAGGCGGTGTTCGGCCTGGCGGGCGCGGACCCGGCCGACGCGCTGCGCGCCGCCGAGGTGGCGCTGGAGGTCCGGCGCGATCACGTCCCGGCGCTCCGCGCGCTGCGCGGGCTGTCGGCGGCCTCCGGCGACCGCGAGGCCCTCGTCCGCGCCGACCGGCGGCTGGTGGCCTACGACCCGGATCCGCAGGAGAAGGCCCGGGCCCACGCCGAGCTGGGCGAGCTGCTGCTCCACAGCGATCCGGCCGCGGCCCGGCTCCACCTCGACCAGGCGCTCCGCCTCGCCCCCGAGGACCCGGCCCCGCTCGCCGCGCTGGCGCGCGCCTGCGCCGCGGCGGGCGAGCCGCTCCGCGCGGTGCGCGCGCTCGACCGGCTGAAGGACGTCCACCTCGCCCGCGGCGATCGCGCCGCCGCGGCCGCCGCGGCGCTGGAGGCGGGCGCCGCGTGGGAGGGCCCGCTCGCGCACGCCGAGAACGCGCTGCTGCGCTACCGGGCCGCCGCCGAGCTGGCCCCCGGCCCGGAGGTCCACGCGCGCGCGGCCCGCGCCGCCGAGGCGCTCGGGCACTGGGACGAGGCCGCCGACTTCCACGCGCTGGCGCTCGCCGGCCTCGACGCGGCCACGCCCGGCGGCGCCGCGCTGGCGGTGCGCACGCGGCTCGCGCTCGCCGGGGTCGCCGAGCGGCGGCTGGGCGATCCGGCCGCCGCGGCGGCCCACCTCGAGGCGGCGGCGGCGCTCGCGCCCGAGGACGCGGCGGTGCTGGAACGGCTGGTGGAGCGGCTCCGCGGGCTGGGGCGGCCGGCGGCCCTCGCCGGCGCGCTCGACCGCCGCGCCGGGCTGGAGCCGGACGCCGGCGCGCGGGCGGCGCTGCTGGCCGAGGCCGGCGCCGCGCTGCGCGCGGCCGGCCAGGACGGCGAGGCCGCCCGCCGCTTCGCGGCGGCGCTGGCGCTCGACGCCGGGTGCGCGCCGGCCCTCTCCGGCCAGGCCGAGCTCGCCGCCGCGCGCGGCGACGCCGCCTCGGAGCGCGAGGCGCTGGAGCGGCTGCGCGCGCTGACCGGGGACGCGGCGGCCGCCGCCGCGCTCGACGACCGCATCGCGGCGGCCGCGGAGCGCGCCGGCGACCTCGCCGCGGCGCTCGCCGCCGCGGCGGCCGCCCGCGCGGCCCGCCCCGACCCGGCCCGCCTCGCGGCCGAGCTGCGGCTGGCGCGCCGGGTGGCGGACGCGACCACGGTGGCGGAGCTGCTGGCCGAGTCCGCCCGCCTCGCCGCCGCGGCCGGCGACGCGCCCACCGCGGCCGCGGCCTGGCTGGAGCGGGGGCGGCTGCTCGTGCCGGTGGATCCGCCCGCCGCCCTGGCGGCGCTCGCCGAGGCGCGGGCGGCGGCGCCGGGCGACCCGGCGGTGCTGCGCGCCCAGGCGGACGCGGCCGCGCACGCCGGGGACGCCCGGCTCGCGCTCGGGGCGCTCCGCGCGCTGCTCGCGGGCGGCGCCGCCGACGCCGCCGAGCTGGAGCTGCGCGCGGCGCGGGCGGCGCTGGACGCGGGCGAGCCGTCCGCGGCGCGCGAGCACGCCGAGCGGGCGCACGCGCTCGAGGCGCGCGGCGCGGGCGCGCTGCTCGCCGAGGTGCTCGCGGCCACCGGCGACGACGCGGCGCGGGCGGCGCTGCTGGAGCGGCTCGGCCGCTGGCTGGAGGCGGCCGAGCTGCACGCGCGCGCGGGCGACCTGCCGCGCGCGCTCGCCGCGTGCGAGCGCGCCGCCGACGATCCCGCCACCGCCCAGGCCGCCCTGGCCCGCCTCGCCGAGCTCCGGGCGGCGGGCGGCGACGCGCGCGGCGCCTCGCGGGCGCTGCTGCTGCTCGCCCGGCTCACCGGCGGGCGCGAGGGCGCCACCCTGGCGCTGCGCGCCCACGGGCTCGACCCGGCCGGCGAGGCGCTCGACCTGGCCGCGCAGCTCGACCCCGCGTTCGCGCCCGCCCGGGCCCGGCGCGCCGCCGGGCGCGTGGCGGAGGATCCGCGCGGCGCGCTCGGGGACGCCGAGGCGGCGCTGGCCGGCGAGGCGCTCCCGGCCGCGGACCGCGCCGGCCTGCTCGCGCTCGCGGCCGCGGCGGCCGCCGCCTGCGGCGACGCCGACGCGGCCCGCCGCCACCTGACCGCCTACTGCGAGGCAGTCCCCGGCGACGACACGGCGCTGGCGCGCCTCGCGGGCTTGCACCGCCGCGCCGGCGATGCGGCCGGGCTGGAGGCGGCGCTCCGCCGGCGGCTCCCGCTGGCGCGCGGCGCCGACGCGGCCGCGGTGCGGGCCGAGCTGGGCGCGCTCCTCGCCGGCCGCGGCGAGGCCGCCGAGGCCGCGCGGCTCGCGGGCGAGGCGATCGAGTTCGACCCGGGCTGCCTCGCGGCGCTGCGGGTGCTGTGCGCGGCCCCCTGCGCCGGCGCGCTCGCCCCGGCGCGGGCGCTCGATCTCCTCGGCCGGCTCGCCGCCCACCCGCTCGCGGACGCCGCCGAGGCCGCGACCGCCCAGGCCGGGCGCGCCCGGCTGCTGGCCGCCGCCGGCGACCTCGCGGGCGCGCTGGACGCCGCCCGCGCCGCGGCCGGGGCCGGGGACGACGACGCGGCGCTGGAGCTCCGCGCCGAGCTGGCGGCCCGCGCCGGCGCGCCCGCCGAGGCGGCCCGCGCGCTGCTCGCCCGGGCGCGCCGCGCGCGCGACCGCGGCGAGGCCGACGCCGGCGACCGGCTCGCCGAGGCCGGGCTGGCGCTGCTCGCCGCCGGCGGCGCCGACGACGCCCCCGGCGCCGAGGCCGCGCTGCGCGAGGCGCTCGCGCTCGCCCCGGGCCGCGAGAGCGCCCGCGCCGCCCTCGCCGCCCTCGCCGAGCGCGCCCGGGGGCGCGGGGACGCCGCCGCCGAGCGGGACGCGCTCGCCGCGCTGGTGCCGCTGCTCCCCACCGGCGCCCGGCCGGCCGCCCACCTGCGCCGCGCCGCGCTCGCGGCCGCGCTCGGCGACCGGGCCGGCGCGCTCGCCGCCGCCGAGGAGGCGCGCGCGCTCGCGCCGCGGGACCCCGCCGCGGTCGAGGCGGCGCGCGCGGCCGCCGAGGCCGCGGGCGACCTCGGCGCCGTGGCCGACCGGCTGGAGGAGCTGGCCGCGCTCGAGCCGGCGTCGGCCGGCCGCCGGCGCCTCGAGCGCGCCGGCCTGCTCACGCGCCTCGGGCGCGCCGCCGAGGCCGACGCCGCCTACGCCGCGGCGATCGCGGCGCTCCCGCCGGATCGCGGGCTCGCCGAGGAGCACGCCGCGTTCCGGCGCGCGCGCCTGCCCGCCCGCTCCGCCGCCGAGCCGCTCGAGGCCTACGCGCGCCGCGCGCCGGCGCCCCGCGAGGCGGCCCGGGCGCTCCGCGCCGCCGCGGCGCTGGCGCTCGCGCAGGGCGACCTCGGCGGCGCGATCCGCGCGGCGCGCCGCGCCTACGCCCGCACCCAGGACGACCTCGCGTTCGCGGCGCCGCTGCTCGCGCGCGTGCTCTACCTGGGCGGCGCGTCCGGCGAGGCGCTGGTGGTGCACCGGCGCCTGCTCGAGGCCGGGCTGGGCGCGCTCCCGCCCGAGGACGCGCTCGCGCTGGCGCGCCAGCTCGCCGAGCTGGCCGAGGACCGGGGCGAGCGCGCGCTCGCGCTCGCCGCGCTGACGGAGGTGCTGGCCCGCCGTCCCCAGGAT from Anaeromyxobacter dehalogenans 2CP-C includes:
- a CDS encoding MXAN_5808 family serine peptidase; protein product: MIRPFRLFATLAASLALALGVTARFVRAEPEAPPPAVAFKGAAPVPARAGGNGDYQLERLPILSRVILQVKDNYVDPGRVDPKGMVVAALEAVEKTVAEVMVQGDEKSPKLTLTVGSASRELDISGVKSIWEIRTVLGEAMGFIQQHLVAHKDLREIEYAAVNGLLQTLDPHTVLFDPKSFKEMKLQTRGEFGGLGFVVAMRDSNLTVVRVLRNTPAQRAGVKPKDVIARIEEQSTVNMDLQDAVDRLRGRPQSKVAITLQRPNQEPRRLVLTREVISIETVPQAQLLDGNVGYIKLTQFSTNSTRDLVQALQQQRAQAGGKLQGLVLDLRGNPGGLLDQAISVSDLFLSDGVIVKTVGEGDKQQIHEVKEASAEPSDLTGLPIVVIVNNSTASASEIVAGALKNNGRALVIGRQSFGKGSVQVLYDFSDPSRPADEAALKLTIAQYLTPGDVSIQEVGITPDVLLLPGRALKEQVNYFAPPRSMGEADLDRHLTNPADRTVPEAARAEARKKRQDKPPLELRYLLDEKEDLVAKQLKKDAAAEASPHGDVTELTPEQQEDEDADADPDRFVEDYQIRFAKDLLRRAPYPDRARQLEAAKALVSERHQQEEARLQKRLAELGVDWADGQAGGRGHPRAVVTVSPPPGKELRAGETMPWTVTVENRGDAPFRRLRAWTTAEKNGLLDRREFVFGAVRPGEKRTWTAPVKLPKGMDTRRDEVTLHFEDEGGKAPPDVTTAVAVTEVQKPVFAFSAQVDDAKGGNGDGLPQRGETFNLRVDVRNAGPGVSGDKTYVLLKNLGDEKLFIKKGREVIGALRPGEVKTATMEVELRRGSKSDTSPVRVTIVDEKMDEYVSEKLDLPVATDEPARTAAHGAVRVEVADAQLRTGASATAPVIAAARKGAVLPVDARFGEFYRVEWQKGRYAFAAEGEVKPVKAAGRSGTVAEVWQREPPRIALSPDPLKGAPVVDGTTFKLQGSASVPPSADPTARLRDVFVFVNDQKVFFKVQPDAATSSKMDFSADLPLKPGNNVVTVFAREDDEFQSRRSVVVFRRTPPEVAAEAGRGQAQRTNAQ